From the genome of Nicotiana sylvestris chromosome 1, ASM39365v2, whole genome shotgun sequence:
ttgtgagcaggttagcggtcgcaCAGTTGGTgaagcttctgcgaagaattctattggttatgCAGCGAAGGGATCGGTCGTGCgtatgtggttgatgattcagagtataaaaaggggttttACAGTAGGATTCCGAGAATTTTAGCGGTTGATTGCACAAGGTTACgtcaataagagataaataaTCCTGGTGAAtttcagagttgtgtaatagtggcttcaatctaagtgggagagtcccatcGCCTATGCTTGGGTTGCATGGTttactacttgcgaggtttctggttgTTAGCATACTGAtggggaaaagaacataagtggtaatttgagcaaaggaattgttaaaagTTATGccatggttggccttattggctcatgttcagacttggggaaggagtcagaatttatgccttgtatagatgcgggtttcaagggaagtgattctaccgggtgcttcgtcgagagggtatgCATGTGCTAGAAgaatcatggagttgattatattcgcgGCCCAGTCAGAACATGTGGCTTTCAAcgacggtcctagtggattcaaatgGGTAAAGTGTGATGcttaatgatttcgagcctataggtacagttaagaatcaagctttgtagcagcttatgagaggTGCCCAGAATGTTCTAGGATGTTTTGACCTGTAGTGTAGCAattgggaggtatgaaatggttcgtgggatttgaggcagcgtggtctcgtgattcatggtcactcgggatgagtacgGATTGAGTTCGCTATGTGTTGAATGGAACTATTATTCCCAAGGCATTTGAGGTTAATTTAGAAGAagtagattggttagccatgatTGAGTTGACATGAAGATGGCGTTGACTAGTTCCCATAGTGCGATTAAGTTGTACAAGTGATTTGGATGGTACGGGTGAGACATGTCGGTTGTCGTAATTGGTGCTATTCAGAAAGTATTCTACTGTTATAgcatgttatgtgtaggcggaacCCGAAAGGGGTATGGTGGCCTAGACCattacttagagatttgcatattctacggttatgagaatacACCTGTGGGTGGCTATGGTTctctgaagtgagttaagtgaaaagttttataTGACAacgtgttaatctattagtggtccCGGGGTTATGATGAAAATCGCGTTCTATCGTATATGGGCATGTTGGATGCAGTGAGTAGCATGTAATTTTAAGTGAGGGTCAAGGTTGCAGTCTGGTATtggcaaggatgtcacgagctcggatgagcaggtaAGGAGTTTTGATGTTTAAGGAGAGTTGGTATTGTCtttagcgtcacctgagatcggtgttttgtgaaaaaagggctttgcatcctggttaaggatttgTGATCGCTTTTCAGTGTTAGTGCGGACGATGGTTTGGGTGTACAGACCTGTTATCcgttacggaaggttgtgggagtgtgcccacgggaaggttgtataagtgtggcatgtagccaCTCGATTGGTTGAAGAATtcaaaccaagtatgaagattgtgatAGTATCATTAATTTGAGAGTCTATGCCTGGAAGGCACTCGGTTTATTGAGTTGTGGACTATGGAGGATTTCTCCGGTTATGACTATTGATCTTGTGTGTTACGTTaaagggggttattatggacccataAAAGGTCATTAGCCTACTTGGTGCAATCAGAAATCgacttgaggtctgtggatggatttaatgtgaatatgggctctatatcaggccagatgtgttcatttcaacaAAGTGCTCCTTTtagaagagtagtcggggtgttatttcgttgTCAGCTATTTTGTGTAATGATACATTGCGCCGTGTGGGTTGTGAGGCAGCTTGAGAAAGTGCCTATGTGTTGAGGATCCGCGTTGAAATAATGTTATATGAGcaaaatggctcttgagatttagattgtatatcgcaccttagttgtgcttgagttttgtagcttatagcgctatatgttccctcaaggatggtattatgcacttagcgtgcttgtgaccgatattcggtattttggttgtaatgagcaatctagctcgatgtgcatctccttaggtGAGTGTTATGTTATTTGGATCAGGTTGTgcaccgcaacagtgtgatgttgagtacagttccctatatctatttttatgtgtttCGTTTCCTATTTTTTTGGGGAGAAGCTCATATTAGTTGTGGGCCCgagtcgcatgtatgattcgcgagtggggtgTTTGTTTAGTATGTTGCCCGCGTCCCAGGTATAATTCGCAAGCGGGGTAATTAGATTTCCTTTTTCATAGTTCATTTTTCTTTCGTACCACATTCGAATTTGTAGCCTATTGGCGCagtgtggcatcatatgagactttggATCATGTTCGGGGTGGCTTATTGTCTGAGTAGCTCGTActaggtgagacgagattattggatttaggatcagtgcaatctgattttatgaagtatattaaggagcaaagacCATTATTCGGTTCAGAACGAGGCGGTGGTTATTGTCAGCAGTATAGACCCAATAATTGTTGATTCggtagttggttatgaatttctacacatctcttcctcgtggcggtattgtaagagttagagcatgACTTATTATATATAATTAGGCGCATTAGGGGCATCAGATTCGGGGGATTTCGactaatttgatcagagaatgttattgtggtccttgAGTAAAGTGCAAAGtatgaattcagctaaggtatgcagtcatgttttggtgttgtgtgtagttattgatacggtgagcgtatgttggaaacaggccTGTTCCGGACGATGTAATTGGGccctaaggcttatttgcttaagtgaaaaaggatatcttcagattaGTTAGGCTAGGGTGCctagctgagttgtggtagcacgggtaggtgctcgaggcATTAAACAATGATTTAGGACAACTCCagtgcagttcttagcacgttcgaggacgaacgtatgtttaagtgggagagaatgtaatgacccgaccggtcgttttgagctctagcgtgtcgttcagcagtttgaggccatgagcagcttcatttcaggtaatATGAGTTGAacacatggtcggaattgaattcggaaagttcggagttgattcagaaagagaattttcatttcagaagctttaagttgtcAGAATTAACTAGGGTTGGATTTTTAagtaaacaacctcagaatcaggatctgaaggttccagcgGGTTCGTACGATGATTTCGGAATTGGGCGTATGCGctgatcaggttttggatgacccgggagcattttggcgcctattgtggaagttagcattttggaagaaatttcataagtttggcttgaagtgcatttcagtgttatcgatgtccgtttgggattccgagtctgggagtagctccgtatggtaattctggagttgggagcgcgatcggaagtaaaTTTGGAGGTACGTAGGTCATTTTTGAgttatttggctaaagatagaaaattgaaggtttttgaaaaatttgaccggaagtggactttttgatatcagggtcggaatctgattccggAAATTtgagtaggttcgtaatgtcgaatatgacttgcgtgcaaaatttgaggtcaatcggacgtgaggtttaacatcgaaagtagaagtttgatattctaaagttcataaagtttggattggaggtcgattcgtggttttagcatcgtttgatgtgatttgaggcctcgagcaagtccgtaatgtgttttgggacttgttggtataattggttggggttctgagggcctcgggtctattccgggtggttaacggatcgaaaatagAATTTTTGGAAGGTCGAACTTgctggttgctgtcataaccgcacctacgagaattgggccgcaggtgcggagccgcagaaatGGCCAgaagagccgcagatgcggtttttgGACTGGAAGTGAAGGGACCGCAGATGCGTTCGTttttccgcagatgcgggaccACACCTGCGGTGGAGAACAGCAGAAGCGGAAAAAGGGCAGCCTGGGAAGGACCGCATATGCAGTagtggggccgcacctgcggaaccgcagaagcggtcgagggaccgcaggtgcggaaagtgaTGGAGGCAGAGAGgtgttttaaaaatcgggatttggccattttctctcatattttcttggcttgggcaaTTTTTGGGAGAGCTTCAAGTGGGATTTTTTATCATCAACAATAAGGTAAGCTAATCCCAtccatcttgagttaaatacatcgattatgtatggattttagcacGTAAATTGGTAGAAAATTGGGGTTTTGGTAGAaagacctagaaatttatattcttggaatttgaccacgattttgggtatggaatttagagaaaataatatatttgagttcgtgaggatATGGGTAAACTTATTCTTCGAAAATTTtggaaatccgggcacgtgggcccgagggtgctTTCGTCAACTTTTCGATCAGGGTTAGGATAAATTGGATTACAATGAATAATTgagtatatattaatggattGGTATCATTATTGGCTAGCTTTGGAGCTTTGTTCATCggttcgagtcttcggaagaacGTGGAATGccagttatggatcttcggagcgaggtgagtctcgcttctaacattgtaagagggaattgtccccataggtgagttaattggttatgtgcttctatttgtggggggctacgtacgcatgacgtgacgagagtctgtgcgtagctgctattatgctattgtccgggtagtctaggacccaaaagcatgctatacttggattaattgtaaacttattgacagctcaaattgcttaaatcacatcgaatcaGTAAATGAATAtcaaaaaggattaaacttctttttcttaaattgttaaaagagaagtGGCTTTTATTTGGGTAATTTCTTAATTAGCTATCTGAGCATGTTTtcctatgtgtacctgcgtcacaTTTATGATTTGCTagcagggtgattgtttattttatgttgaccgcgtcagATGGATAGTTTGCGAgcgggtaatagatgcatctatggtttgcgtcattctaccctcggcagtgcacagtttattttctgttggatcgggtcgtacgcctcagcatgatttgcgcatgcttgtattgcttgccttgagatatACTGATACTaatatttgctctccccgacttgagatagtTGAAGactaatggattatgaatccggagacctTCAgcataaaaaggaacttttacctgttcgtgATTTATTTGAAATTTCCgtcattcttaataaatccatgaatattcgcattaataatatattattattagaCCTCTAGTAAGTATCAAAGTCGAacatctcgtctctacttcttcgagattagacgagatactcattgagtacacgttgttttcgtactcatactatacttctgtgcatttttgttgcacaagcacatgcatctctagtggcctactgggtatagcagcatggttgatacggagacttggGTGAGTTGCAGTTCTCGaggcgacccgcagccagcagagtctccttcagttTTCTGTAAttattttctgtccaatattatattccggacagttattgtattttatttccttcttagtaaatgctcatgcacttgtgataccgggttctgggatggttttaaaatatttttgtattgattgcttatcatttaatttgaatTGAAGTGGTTATCTTGTTATTTATAAAATTGAAAGAAAACCTTAGTTTTCAAGATTGTTAAAATGAGAACTTCACCAAGTGATTTGGTTGGCTTGTCTGACAGCAGTGTCCAGCGCCATCACGATCCGtaatggattttgggttgtgacagacGCAATCTATATTAAGACCTAAGCAAATGGAAGGACGCAATCTATGCAAATGCAAAGGAAAGACCTACGCTATTAAGTGAATTTCATTCTTTAATGGAAGAACATAATCTATATTAAGCAAACCAATATACTATaactataggtatctttaattaaatttgtgtataattcaattatggtgggtatccttttttgagaaaaaatcaattaaaatttcgttttgtatcttacacattaagtttaagttgaaataataattcgaTATTTAGTACAAACTTTGTATATGACTTTATTTGCGAACAATATATATTAATATATATGtatcatatacattactataggtatctttaattgaATTTTGTGTGTAACTCAGCTATGGTAGTTACTctattttaagaaagaaataattaaataaatatttttatagactaaaaattttaagaaagaattaataattaaactaaaaatgttCTCTTTTTAATCACCAAAGTAGAATTTTTTGGACGTACACGAAAAAAGACGCAATTTTCATTAAGCAAACCAATTTATTATAATTATTGGTATCTTTAAATAAATTtttgtataattcagttatggtaggtatccttttttgagcAAGAATCAATTAACTTTCGTTGAaaatcttacacattaattttaagttgaaataataattctttatttagtacaagtTTTGTATCTAaccttatttgtgaacaatatatattattataggcatctttaattaaattttgtgtataatacagttatggtaggtattcctttttaagaaaaaaataattaaataaacgtTTGTATCTTACATCTATATTATACTAAAGAAAATAGAATTAAAAAATGAACAagaggacaaaggaaaaagacaagACAAAATTAAGGCTCGGTGGTTAACAAATTTTTATTAACCACAAAAAAAAACGTTGAAAATCAAAAAAAGCCAAAAGCTAAAAAATTAAGATCCGTATCATTTCTTGCGCACTTACACATACAAATTGATTTAAACATACCTTTTTTAAATATCAGGATTTCAGAtacttaaaaataatttattacgATAGTCTTTCCTTAAAAATCTTTATTTAAGAATTTTTTGCTTAGGTTTGACTTCTCTACATTGCTTAAGGTTTAACTTCCACAAAAACTTCTGCAAAGTATGGCTCCAAACTATAACTATATCAGCCAAATATCAATGTCCAAAATGAGTTAGAATTTGAAGGTTCGTGTTGTTAGATTGTGGCACGTTCCAGGCCGCGAGAAACCAAAAAATTCTAATtcaattgaattaattattcaagTGAAAAGGTGCATActcttttacatgttatttttttCGAGTTGTGCTGTATTTTCTTCAACTTATACGCCTTActaacttaaatttatttttaaatttttgttttagGGAGATCGAATTCATGCAACTATTGGAAGAGCTGTTTTGcgtattttcaaaataaaaatacatgaaatgaaGTTGTATGTTATGAAAAACTTTATGGTTGGACCAAACAATCTGAAAATTAAGACCAACAAGCATAAATTGAAACTGGCATTTTCTCATAGGGCAAGTGCGGATGAAATTAGTGATCCACGGTTTAGTTTGAATATCTTCAACTTTAAGCCTTATGAGCATCCCACAAATCAACTTGAGGTTGATGAGAATGAACTATTCGGTAATTGTTTTACCTTTCGCTATTTTTTGTTGAATATTTTATCACGTTATTTATAACTATTTATTTAAATGTGGCAGATGTCATAGGAGAAGTTATTGGTCATGGTACCGTAGAATTATACAATCAAGGTGGTAAAACAAGTACCTTTATGAACTTGGAGCTTGAGGATCATGAGTACGCTTGCAACCATGAATTGAATTAGTTATAGATTCAATTACTATTATTTTCTCATTATTAATTTGTGTATTTTACATATAGGAGGAACAATATTTCAGCAGCATTGTGGGGAGAATTTGTAGATGAAATCTTGCCCCACTTGGATGGATCACCCAATCAACCTGTCATAGTGGTTATACAGCTCATAAAAGCTCACATCAAACAAATTGTATAGTATCATAAAAGCTCGTAACAAACAAATTGTatagtatcattattttttatggAACATTTATTCGGAGATGGAATGAAAGTTTACTGGAGTCTTAAAATGTTTTTAATGTTTGATTGTAAAGATGGTATTAATACTAACATATAAAACTTTATGGTGTAGATCGTTCTTTTTAATTATCCGCGCAttgcgcgggtactaatactagttgcTCTTATTAAGTAACTATTTTCTAT
Proteins encoded in this window:
- the LOC104211371 gene encoding uncharacterized protein; its protein translation is MKLYVMKNFMVGPNNLKIKTNKHKLKLAFSHRASADEISDPRFSLNIFNFKPYEHPTNQLEVDENELFDVIGEVIGHGTVELYNQGGKTSTFMNLELEDHERNNISAALWGEFVDEILPHLDGSPNQPVIVVIQLIKAHIKQIV